A single region of the Microlunatus panaciterrae genome encodes:
- a CDS encoding FAD-dependent oxidoreductase: protein MGRSVVIGASLSGLFTAVALQQLDGETLIIERDLLSAASALPRSGVPQGRHPHVFLYRGLLAAEQLLPGLGDDLIAAGAIPFNTGDLPWLSEDGWLPTGRPGFEVLSATRPLFEEVVRHRVLTLPGVQLREGARVSELRRDDGRWDVDLADGGSVPADLVVDASGRSSRLSVWLTRLGVTVPEPTEIDAGVGYATRMYQPDREPDDCPGLVLASNPTTLAGGMALRVEQGRWLICALGFGTRRPPRDESEFHDFLATLPDPVLADLAARWRALGDVQLHRQTGNVRRRFERCRDWPARLLAVGDALCAFDPIYGQGITVGACQALLLRDAFTAGFTPAASRRLQRRMAGPVRTPWDIATSEDLRFPTSRGHQTAVQSLLGSWAREVGRLAVHGDRRAADVLGRVYHLVSTPLLLAHPALVVAVARSRLFGPGTPAARPAVLDSLVGYPP, encoded by the coding sequence ATGGGTCGTTCAGTCGTGATCGGTGCCAGCCTCAGCGGTCTCTTCACGGCGGTCGCGCTGCAGCAGCTCGACGGCGAGACATTGATCATCGAGCGGGACCTGCTCTCCGCTGCGTCGGCGCTCCCCAGGTCCGGTGTTCCCCAGGGCCGACATCCGCACGTCTTCCTCTACCGGGGCCTGCTCGCTGCAGAACAGCTGCTGCCGGGCCTGGGCGATGATCTGATCGCGGCTGGCGCCATTCCGTTCAACACCGGTGACCTGCCCTGGCTGAGTGAGGACGGCTGGTTGCCGACCGGTCGGCCAGGCTTCGAAGTGCTCTCTGCTACCCGACCGCTGTTCGAGGAGGTCGTTCGACACAGAGTGCTGACGCTGCCCGGCGTACAGCTGAGGGAGGGGGCCCGGGTGTCGGAGCTGCGCCGGGACGATGGTCGGTGGGACGTCGATCTGGCCGACGGGGGCAGTGTCCCTGCCGACCTCGTCGTCGACGCCTCCGGACGGTCGTCTCGGCTGTCGGTGTGGCTGACCCGGCTCGGCGTCACCGTACCCGAACCGACCGAGATCGATGCCGGCGTCGGGTACGCAACCAGGATGTACCAACCGGACCGAGAGCCCGACGACTGCCCCGGGCTGGTGCTCGCCTCGAACCCGACGACCCTGGCCGGCGGGATGGCGCTGCGTGTCGAGCAGGGCCGGTGGCTGATCTGCGCGCTGGGCTTCGGCACTCGGCGCCCGCCCCGGGACGAGTCCGAGTTCCATGACTTCTTGGCGACCCTGCCCGATCCGGTGCTTGCGGACCTGGCTGCTCGGTGGCGAGCCCTCGGCGACGTCCAGCTGCATCGCCAGACCGGGAACGTGCGCCGCCGGTTCGAGCGTTGCCGCGACTGGCCGGCCAGGCTGCTCGCGGTCGGTGACGCCCTCTGCGCCTTCGACCCGATCTACGGTCAGGGCATCACCGTCGGGGCCTGCCAGGCACTGCTGCTCCGGGATGCGTTCACGGCCGGCTTCACCCCGGCAGCCAGCCGCAGGCTGCAACGACGGATGGCCGGTCCCGTACGGACACCGTGGGACATCGCCACGTCGGAGGACCTGCGATTCCCGACCAGCCGAGGGCACCAGACCGCAGTGCAGTCACTGCTCGGCAGCTGGGCACGGGAGGTGGGACGCCTGGCGGTCCACGGGGACCGACGCGCGGCGGACGTCCTGGGGCGGGTCTATCACCTGGTGTCGACACCGCTGCTGCTGGCTCACCCGGCGCTGGTCGTTGCGGTGGCACGCAGCCGGCTGTTCGGCCCAGGCACCCCCGCCGCTCGGCCGGCGGTGCTGGACAGCCTGGTCGGCTATCCCCCCTGA
- a CDS encoding FAD:protein FMN transferase, with protein MSAPGLLSVRRWQAIGTRCEVLAESEELAEAAATIIRGQLAELDAACSRFRPSELSRLSHGRMVSISPILSDAIAAALRTAQRTQGLVDPTICRALETLGYDADIAQVRGRHLPSPLGEPVGAPGYWRVFHEEGTCQVMVPRGVDLDLGASAKAWAADRAARSCRDTLGGSYLVNLGGDLAVAGPGPAGGWRVAIDDASGPGGGGSEVDRPVVTIRSGGLATSSTALRTWWSGERRVHHILDPRTGDAAAPIWRTVSVTAATCERANAAATAAIILGAEAPEWLARRGLSARLVNQEGMAVFVSRWPEDRKPMMARSA; from the coding sequence ATGTCGGCGCCGGGGCTGCTGAGCGTCCGTCGCTGGCAGGCCATCGGCACCCGGTGCGAGGTGCTGGCCGAGTCCGAGGAACTGGCCGAGGCTGCCGCCACGATCATCCGCGGGCAGCTGGCCGAGCTCGACGCTGCCTGTTCGCGGTTCCGACCGTCCGAGCTGAGCCGACTCAGCCACGGCAGGATGGTGTCGATCAGCCCGATCCTGTCCGATGCCATCGCTGCGGCACTGAGGACGGCTCAGCGCACCCAGGGGCTGGTCGACCCGACGATCTGCCGGGCGCTGGAGACCCTCGGATACGACGCCGACATCGCCCAGGTCCGCGGTCGGCACCTGCCGTCGCCGCTGGGGGAACCGGTCGGGGCGCCCGGTTACTGGCGGGTGTTCCACGAGGAAGGCACCTGTCAGGTGATGGTCCCGCGGGGAGTCGATCTTGATCTTGGTGCCAGCGCCAAAGCGTGGGCGGCCGACCGGGCGGCGCGAAGCTGTCGCGACACCCTGGGTGGCAGCTATCTGGTCAACCTCGGCGGCGACCTTGCGGTGGCCGGACCGGGACCGGCCGGAGGCTGGCGCGTCGCTATCGACGACGCATCCGGTCCCGGCGGCGGTGGCAGTGAGGTTGACCGCCCGGTGGTGACCATCCGATCCGGCGGCCTGGCCACCTCCTCGACGGCACTGCGCACCTGGTGGTCCGGGGAACGGCGGGTGCACCACATCCTCGACCCCCGCACCGGCGACGCTGCCGCCCCGATCTGGCGGACGGTCAGCGTCACCGCGGCGACCTGCGAGCGCGCCAATGCGGCCGCCACCGCCGCCATCATCCTGGGCGCCGAGGCGCCGGAATGGCTGGCTAGGCGCGGACTCAGCGCAAGGCTCGTCAACCAGGAAGGGATGGCGGTCTTTGTCAGCCGCTGGCCGGAGGACCGGAAGCCGATGATGGCGAGGTCGGCATGA
- a CDS encoding PD40 domain-containing protein, which yields MTSDSARRAQLLTHSLSTGESTLVFESTDRHFEAPNWTPDGERLIINSEGLLFAVPVDGGDWTPIDLGEVPGVNNDHVLSPDGDTVYVSANDGHLYAVPLVGGAPRRVSNEHDAPFRYFLHGISPDGTTLAYVGVEPYQGKEFGRASIFTIPAAGGPDTRVTDFPAPSDGPEFSPDGSWIYFNSEYAAQTPGHAQLFRMRPDGSDLEQLTDDERVNWFPHPSPDGQVLLYLSYPPGVQGHPADKDVILRSMSPSGGPCTDVVAFFGGQGTINVNSWAPDSDRFAYVAYS from the coding sequence GTGACTTCTGACAGCGCCCGGCGGGCCCAGCTCCTGACCCATTCGCTCAGCACCGGCGAGTCGACGTTGGTCTTCGAGTCGACCGATCGCCACTTCGAGGCACCGAACTGGACGCCGGACGGCGAGCGACTGATCATCAACTCCGAGGGCCTGCTGTTCGCGGTCCCGGTGGACGGTGGGGACTGGACGCCCATCGACCTCGGTGAGGTGCCCGGGGTCAACAACGATCATGTTCTCTCACCTGACGGAGACACGGTGTACGTCTCGGCCAACGACGGGCACCTTTATGCGGTGCCGCTCGTGGGCGGTGCACCTCGTCGGGTGTCCAACGAACACGACGCGCCGTTCAGGTACTTCCTGCACGGCATCTCGCCCGACGGCACCACCCTCGCCTACGTCGGCGTGGAACCGTACCAGGGCAAGGAGTTCGGCCGAGCGAGCATCTTCACCATCCCGGCCGCCGGCGGCCCCGACACCCGAGTAACCGACTTTCCGGCGCCGTCGGACGGTCCGGAGTTCAGCCCGGACGGAAGCTGGATCTACTTCAACTCCGAGTATGCGGCCCAGACCCCGGGGCACGCCCAGCTCTTCCGGATGCGGCCCGACGGCTCGGACCTGGAGCAGCTCACCGACGACGAACGGGTCAACTGGTTCCCGCATCCGTCGCCCGACGGACAGGTGCTGCTCTACCTGAGCTACCCGCCAGGTGTGCAGGGCCATCCGGCGGACAAGGACGTCATCCTGCGGTCGATGTCCCCGTCGGGTGGCCCCTGCACCGACGTCGTCGCCTTCTTCGGCGGCCAGGGCACCATCAACGTCAACAGCTGGGCGCCGGACAGCGACCGGTTCGCCTACGTCGCCTACTCCTGA
- a CDS encoding Gfo/Idh/MocA family protein, with protein sequence MVGPTTFGIVGSGWRSEFFARLAGLLPEQLSLVGFAVRRSEAAAAATQRWQVPAYLSTAELVRHQRPDFVITSLPRDTNPSVVCDLVADKIPVLTETPPAADLPGLSDLWSRVGSRRLVQVAEQYLLMPGHAARHEIVRRGVIGTPTSVQVSSTHDYHAVSMIRGLLGVDFDPVTVTATRLPAPLVDPLSRDGWTGDDTEHQADTTLAILDFDGRSGLYDFTDNQWHNQLRLRRIVIRGSRGEIADDQVVHLTGPETIIKSSLTRSQLGYDLNLDGYDTEHLTFEGDVVYRNPFQGLRLMDEEIAIATMLLAMGAWVRDEGPEPYPLDQGCQDHQISLAMHEAAATGTPVRTTPGPWVA encoded by the coding sequence ATGGTTGGTCCTACAACGTTCGGCATCGTCGGCAGCGGATGGCGCTCGGAGTTCTTCGCCCGCCTCGCGGGGCTGCTGCCTGAGCAGCTCAGCCTGGTCGGGTTCGCGGTTCGGCGGTCGGAAGCGGCGGCGGCCGCGACCCAGCGCTGGCAGGTGCCCGCCTACCTGTCGACGGCCGAGCTCGTCCGGCATCAGCGGCCCGACTTCGTGATCACCAGCCTGCCCCGGGACACCAACCCTTCGGTGGTGTGCGACCTGGTGGCCGACAAGATTCCCGTCCTCACCGAGACCCCGCCGGCCGCCGACCTGCCCGGTCTCAGCGATCTCTGGTCTCGGGTGGGCAGCCGACGTCTGGTCCAGGTCGCCGAACAATACCTGCTGATGCCCGGCCACGCGGCCCGTCATGAGATCGTTCGTCGCGGGGTGATCGGCACGCCGACCTCGGTCCAGGTGTCCTCCACCCACGACTACCACGCGGTCTCCATGATCCGCGGGCTGCTCGGTGTCGACTTCGACCCGGTGACGGTGACCGCGACCCGGCTGCCCGCCCCGCTGGTCGACCCGCTCAGCCGCGACGGCTGGACCGGCGACGACACGGAGCACCAGGCCGACACCACCCTGGCCATTCTCGACTTCGATGGTCGCTCCGGGCTGTATGACTTCACCGACAACCAGTGGCACAACCAGCTGCGGTTGCGCCGCATCGTGATCCGGGGCAGCCGGGGCGAGATCGCCGACGACCAGGTCGTCCATCTCACCGGTCCGGAGACGATCATCAAGTCCAGCCTGACCCGTTCGCAGCTCGGCTACGACCTCAACCTGGACGGCTATGACACCGAGCACCTCACCTTCGAGGGCGACGTCGTCTACCGCAACCCGTTCCAGGGCCTGCGGCTGATGGACGAGGAGATCGCCATTGCCACGATGCTGCTGGCGATGGGCGCCTGGGTGCGAGACGAGGGACCTGAGCCGTATCCACTCGACCAGGGCTGCCAAGACCATCAGATCAGCCTGGCCATGCACGAGGCCGCTGCGACCGGCACACCGGTACGGACCACCCCCGGGCCCTGGGTCGCCTGA
- a CDS encoding NADH-ubiquinone oxidoreductase-F iron-sulfur binding region domain-containing protein: protein MTLLSNPTRIPIPTGSGHLHRLTTLLQAAGLRGHGGAGFPTATKISAVAGHRPRMIINLCDGEPLVHKDATLFAGSAGLVVDGAALVAQAVGAREVIFAAHHGSATLAQLRALLPAEAHLFRHVDVLAVPPRYVASEESALASMAVGESERPGFRSQPLVFGGPGRGRVPVLVLNAETCAQMAQLWARLLAGETAPRLSSRLVTVAGAVVRPGVVEVPLGRPVSDVVWAAGGPTDRPRAVLLGGFGGSWLRWQDAERLALSPESAAAAGVSLGAGLLYLQPVGECPHRLVQQILDYLAGESAGQCGPCMFGLPAVAADWGQLVDRRLGPSAWDRLQRRMPVIAGRGACRHPDGAMRQAASALDVFGSHLKSHWSGRCAGNGRHPDPVTVGAAA, encoded by the coding sequence ATGACACTGCTGTCCAACCCGACCCGGATCCCCATCCCGACCGGTTCAGGGCATCTCCATCGCCTGACGACGCTGCTGCAGGCTGCGGGCCTCCGTGGCCATGGGGGAGCAGGGTTCCCGACCGCCACCAAGATCAGCGCCGTCGCCGGACACCGACCACGGATGATCATCAACCTCTGTGATGGCGAACCATTGGTCCACAAGGACGCGACGCTGTTCGCCGGTTCCGCCGGGCTGGTCGTCGACGGTGCTGCGCTGGTCGCCCAGGCGGTGGGTGCGCGGGAGGTGATCTTCGCGGCTCATCACGGCTCTGCAACCCTGGCGCAGCTGCGCGCCCTGCTGCCAGCGGAGGCGCACCTTTTCAGACACGTCGACGTGCTCGCGGTTCCGCCGCGTTACGTGGCCAGCGAGGAGTCGGCGCTGGCCTCGATGGCCGTCGGTGAGTCCGAACGACCCGGCTTCAGATCCCAGCCACTCGTCTTCGGCGGACCCGGCCGTGGCCGGGTGCCGGTGCTGGTGCTGAACGCCGAGACCTGCGCGCAGATGGCCCAGCTGTGGGCCCGGCTGCTGGCCGGCGAGACGGCTCCCCGGCTGTCCAGTCGCCTGGTCACTGTTGCCGGTGCCGTGGTGCGACCTGGAGTAGTCGAAGTGCCCCTCGGCAGACCGGTGTCCGACGTCGTCTGGGCTGCTGGTGGCCCGACGGACCGCCCCCGGGCGGTGCTGCTGGGCGGTTTCGGTGGGTCCTGGCTGCGTTGGCAGGACGCAGAACGACTGGCACTGTCTCCCGAGTCGGCAGCGGCCGCAGGGGTCAGCCTCGGCGCCGGACTGCTCTATCTGCAGCCCGTCGGTGAGTGCCCGCATCGGTTGGTCCAGCAGATCCTGGACTATCTGGCCGGAGAGTCCGCCGGGCAGTGTGGACCCTGCATGTTCGGGCTCCCGGCGGTGGCCGCCGACTGGGGCCAGCTGGTCGATCGTCGGCTCGGACCGTCGGCGTGGGACCGGCTGCAGCGTCGGATGCCGGTGATCGCCGGCAGGGGAGCGTGTCGACACCCCGACGGTGCCATGCGTCAGGCGGCCAGCGCGCTGGACGTCTTCGGCTCCCACCTGAAGTCTCACTGGTCCGGCCGGTGCGCGGGCAACGGTCGACACCCCGACCCGGTCACGGTCGGAGCCGCAGCATGA
- a CDS encoding ferric reductase-like transmembrane domain-containing protein, which yields MNLALWYLARASGMVSIVLLTVTVVLGALTAGRGAPVSAPHFIRAALHRTLSLTMVIFVAVHVVTTVVETYVDIGWISAIVPFSSSYNPFWVGLGTLSLDLLIAVVLTSLLKQHIPHRAWRLVHWLSYALWPVALVHGLGASTKDTAVMLVITLGCLASGVTAILWRTTAAAAEARRRPTLTHSWR from the coding sequence ATGAACCTGGCCTTGTGGTACCTGGCCCGGGCCAGCGGCATGGTCTCGATCGTCCTGCTGACCGTGACCGTTGTCCTCGGTGCGCTGACCGCCGGTCGCGGCGCCCCTGTGTCGGCTCCCCACTTCATCCGCGCTGCCCTGCACCGGACGCTTTCGCTGACCATGGTGATCTTCGTCGCCGTGCACGTGGTCACGACCGTGGTCGAGACGTACGTCGACATCGGCTGGATCTCGGCCATCGTTCCGTTCAGCTCCAGCTACAACCCATTCTGGGTCGGCCTCGGCACGCTCAGTCTCGACCTGCTGATCGCGGTCGTCCTGACCTCTCTGCTCAAGCAGCACATTCCGCACCGGGCCTGGAGACTGGTCCACTGGCTCAGCTACGCCCTGTGGCCGGTCGCCCTCGTCCATGGGCTGGGTGCCTCGACCAAGGACACCGCGGTGATGCTGGTGATCACACTCGGCTGCCTGGCCAGCGGGGTGACAGCCATCCTCTGGCGTACGACGGCCGCGGCCGCGGAGGCTCGACGCCGTCCCACCCTGACCCATTCCTGGAGATGA
- a CDS encoding ferredoxin, whose protein sequence is MSIDLKVDPTACTGHGLCAAWLPEVIDLDEWGYPVLHTSRIRPDLLALARRAAKECPTRALRLMVTPD, encoded by the coding sequence ATGAGCATCGATCTGAAGGTGGATCCGACCGCCTGCACCGGGCACGGTCTGTGCGCGGCCTGGCTGCCCGAGGTCATCGACCTGGACGAGTGGGGTTACCCGGTGTTGCACACCAGCAGGATCCGGCCCGACCTGCTCGCGCTGGCCCGTCGCGCGGCCAAGGAGTGCCCGACCAGAGCACTGCGTCTCATGGTCACCCCGGACTGA
- a CDS encoding sulfatase, translating to MTSPTAPDLIFIMADDHAAHAISCYGSKINSTPNLDRLGREGMRFDNCFCTNSICAPSRASILTGTYNHVNGVTTLHTLFDAAQPSFPGLLQQSGYQTAIFGKWHLGHGPEHDPQGFDDWQILPGQGDYHNPKMINADGETIVAGYATDIITDLSLDWLEQRDPDRPFCLLVHHKAPHRRWEPDQQHAELYADEHIPQPVTFADDYSDRSNAATAARMRVDRDLTPDDLKGEVPEQLDAATAADWKYQSYIKDYLRCVASIDDNVGRVLDYLDDHGLSDTTMVVYTSDQGFFLGDHGWFDKRFIYEQSLRMPLLVRYPAEVPAGSTCTALTVNVDFAQTFLDLAGVPAPDRMQGSSLRPLLRGERPTDWRDTVYYRYWEHDDADHGVWAHYGIRTDRYKLVYYYSDGLGLPGTSDRRFAPEWELFDLERDPDELHNVYHRPDYREVREVLRAELRTQQTTLADRPHPDELENQE from the coding sequence GTGACCTCTCCGACGGCACCCGACCTCATCTTCATCATGGCCGACGACCACGCCGCCCATGCCATCAGCTGCTACGGCAGCAAGATCAACAGCACGCCCAACCTCGATCGGCTCGGCCGCGAGGGGATGCGCTTCGACAACTGCTTCTGCACCAACTCGATCTGTGCGCCCAGCCGGGCGTCGATCCTGACCGGCACCTACAACCATGTCAACGGTGTCACGACGCTGCACACCCTCTTCGACGCGGCTCAGCCCTCCTTCCCCGGGCTGCTGCAGCAGAGCGGATACCAGACGGCCATCTTCGGCAAGTGGCATCTCGGGCACGGCCCGGAGCACGACCCGCAGGGCTTCGACGACTGGCAGATCCTTCCCGGGCAGGGCGACTACCACAACCCGAAGATGATCAATGCCGATGGCGAGACCATCGTCGCCGGCTACGCCACCGACATCATCACCGATCTGAGCCTGGACTGGCTCGAGCAACGAGACCCGGACCGGCCGTTCTGCCTGCTGGTCCATCACAAGGCCCCGCATCGCCGCTGGGAGCCCGATCAGCAACATGCCGAGCTCTATGCCGACGAGCACATCCCCCAGCCAGTCACCTTTGCCGACGACTACTCCGACCGGAGCAACGCTGCCACAGCAGCACGGATGCGGGTCGACCGCGACCTCACGCCCGACGACCTCAAGGGTGAGGTGCCGGAGCAGTTGGACGCCGCTACCGCCGCCGACTGGAAGTATCAGAGCTACATCAAGGACTATCTGCGCTGCGTCGCCTCCATCGACGACAACGTCGGCCGAGTGCTCGACTATCTCGATGATCATGGGCTGAGCGACACGACGATGGTGGTGTACACCTCCGACCAGGGTTTCTTCCTCGGTGATCATGGCTGGTTCGACAAACGGTTCATCTACGAGCAGTCGCTGAGAATGCCCCTGCTGGTGCGCTATCCGGCCGAGGTCCCGGCCGGGTCGACCTGTACGGCCCTGACGGTCAACGTGGACTTCGCCCAGACCTTCCTCGATCTCGCGGGTGTCCCGGCGCCGGACCGGATGCAGGGCAGCAGCCTGCGCCCGCTGCTGCGGGGGGAGAGACCAACCGACTGGCGGGACACCGTCTATTACCGCTACTGGGAACACGATGACGCCGACCACGGCGTGTGGGCGCACTACGGCATCCGTACGGATCGCTACAAGCTCGTGTACTACTACTCCGACGGTCTGGGGCTGCCGGGTACGTCGGATCGACGGTTTGCCCCCGAGTGGGAGCTGTTCGACCTCGAGCGGGACCCAGACGAGCTGCACAACGTCTACCACCGGCCGGACTATCGCGAGGTGCGGGAGGTGTTACGGGCCGAACTGCGTACCCAGCAGACGACCCTGGCCGACCGGCCGCACCCGGACGAGCTCGAAAATCAGGAGTAG
- a CDS encoding TfoX/Sxy family DNA transformation protein — protein MTRLEDVVNLGPKLAADLRAVSIPDLETLQTVGAIDACRRLEANGLHDCINALFALEGAIRGLRWFSLPAEDRRRLKDAWEQNAS, from the coding sequence ATGACCCGTTTGGAGGACGTCGTCAATCTCGGACCCAAGCTCGCCGCCGACCTTCGGGCGGTCTCCATCCCCGACCTGGAGACGCTGCAGACGGTCGGCGCGATCGACGCCTGCCGCCGCCTCGAGGCGAACGGACTTCACGACTGCATCAATGCGCTGTTCGCCCTGGAAGGGGCGATTCGGGGACTCCGATGGTTCTCCCTCCCGGCTGAGGACAGGCGGCGACTCAAGGACGCCTGGGAGCAGAACGCCTCCTGA